AAGTTTTCAAGTTTCATCGCATAAAATCTGAAAGGTTAAGCATCTTGGAATGTATGCTGGTGAAAGAGGCTTGGTAAAGagacttttaaatgtttttttagatCTGATTTGTTACTTTTTACAATGCTGTAATCAATTCATGCAGTGACCTACCGAATAGTTGCAAACAATTGCCAACATGTAAATATAATGGATGATGAACATATGGCTGAAATTGTCATTAGCACTGTGAAGCATGTGGGATGATCTCATGGCTACTTAATCCAGTACAAACGGCACATAAAATTTGTGCTCCTGCTTCAAATCACATTTGAGCCATCCATACAGCACCAATATTAGTGGTTCTTGTATTAGTCCATAGGGTACAGTTTCAGAGCGATCAGCTCCAGCTGACACTAGGATATGTTCATTCAAAATTAGCCTTTAACCTTGGAAACCATGGTAGCAAAGGGAACATTGTGGCTGTGATTCACACTTGAAATTGGGCTGTCCCAGCTCTGACAGGGAGGCCATATTAATAGGAACATTTAGAGAGCTGCTGGAGAAATTCCAGACAAGGATTTGTTCAGATATTTGAATTATGTAATGCAAATAGAGCCAATTCCATATCTAGAAGGTTGGTACTGATTTCATTCAAGATCTTGAGTAGAATCTGGACAATAGCTTATGAAAATTGAAGCGGGGATTTTCAATGTTATATTGTAGAACAATTATTCATACACAGGGTGTGGATGCTGTGATTAAGAATTAACCACAATAGTCAGTTTGGACCTGTTGTAGGCCTGTAGATTGTAGTCCAATAACTTAACCATTGTACTTGCATAAGTGTGCATTATCTGTTGCAATGTTGATTGGGTCATCTCAGTTATTGAGAGGAACTTCCATGATAAACATTCAGGCATGACGTTGACCCCCAGAAATGCAAGTTCCACATGGCATTGATTTAATGCAGTTATTTTCAGGTACAAATCAAACAAGACTGTGCAACATACAATATACTAACTGGATCATATGACATActgtagcagcagaattaggccattcggcccattgatccatttttccctctcaacccgctTCCCCTGCCCTTTCCCCCCCGGAAACCTTTGACttccttactaatcaggaacttatcaatctttgccttaaaaatacccaatgacttggcctccattgctgtCTGTCTCAATGACTACCAGAGATTGACCACATTTTGCTAAAAAAAATCctgcttatctcctttctaaaggtacgtccttttattctgaggctgtgccatttggtcctagactcttccactactggaaacatcctctccacatctactctatttaggcctttcattattcggcagATTTCAATAAGacgccccttcatccttctaaactccagcaagtacaggtccaGAGCTATCAAACAATCCTCATATGTTAATCCAAACATCCCTGAGAtcatcctctggatcctctccaacaccagcacatccttcctcacatatggggctcaaaactgctcacaatattccaaatattattaagtGTGTAACAAATTACTAgatgatcgacacaaaatgctgcagtaactcaacgggacaggcagcatctctggagagaaggaatgggtggcgtttcgggtcgagacccttcttcagattaatagaTGAGATGGGAATGAAACGAGACCATAAAAATATGGCCTGAAAATTCCAATGCTGTCTAAGACAAAATATGAAATACTGAACAGATAAATGCACAAATAAGCTAAGCACTTTAAACAATAACAATTAAAATGTTATTAAATTATTATAATAAAACAATAATCATACATTTCAGGTGGTTGAGGTTTAAATTTAATTTACTGATTTTAAATAGAAGTTAATGTACTGGATTGTCATTCAAGGTGTTCAGTAAGTCACGGAGCTTTGGTAATAGAAAATGTTCACTGTTGTTTTGTGATTTATCGGGAGAAATAAATCAAATTTTGCAGACCTCTTCTTGTAATTGGAGCCAAATATCAAACATCTGTTTCCGTGAATGCTTAATTATCACTGAATTGCAATTTCACATTGAACAATTGTGAAATAATAGATCTCCAGTGGTATTGCTCATATCACTTGAAAATTGTATCATGTGATGCATTATATTTCTGTTCCTATCCTTTTAAGTTTAAGCTTCgagtgaaaaaaaaaacaattggaaAATAGACGGTTTGACTTTACAGTTGGTTCTTTTTGTTTTCTTAACAAAATTCTGCAACATTTGGATGGTGGTTAATGTGCAGAAGTTCAATGAAACTATTTTCCTCCACATCCATTGCATCCCATAACATGTGTATTGACACTGGAGGCAATCATGTTTAATTGCACCCTGCCTGCTGTTGCAGGATATAAAAATGACTACTATATTTTATGACAAGGAATATACTTTATAGATGTGTAATTGTAGTAGTAATCATTCCACCTGTCCCTCTCTTTCAGGGTCTGGTCTTAAAGTAGGAATGAGTGTGCACATGGAGGTTTGAAGAATCTAGCCGTGCAGGGATGAGGAACAGTCCTATGCGAGTTCATGCTGCAGGTAAGTTGCTTATAACTATCCTCACTCATTTGGATAGGAGCCTGTGTCCTTCAACCACTTTCTATCTCACAGATAGTTTATCTGCTGATGGTGAAGATGCAGGAGTTTACAAGCTGGCCTTCAACACCAGGGTTTATGATCATTAATGCATGCCTTTGGTTGGGAAGTTTATACTTCCCATTTTCTGAGTTTGGCTTTGGTAGGAACATTTGTTAGTGCAAATTATGATTGAGATCAATACTTGGATAATCTGTTGTAGTAAAACGTAACTATTTAGGATCAATTCCATTGATGTTTTTGTTGTTGTAGCCCTATTTCTGCACCACCATGTGAAATGATAGATAGGAGTGTAAAGATCAGTCCTGATACTGCTGTTGCTTTGATTACATTGATAAATCCGCACATCCATTTGCTAATGGAACTATTACTGTTTCTTACACTTCCAGTGCAACCCTTGTGCTCACACATGTGTCATCAGGACATCATGGAAAATTATAGAAATCATCTcaaaatcattaaaatatatatttcatgTATAGTTCTCCCTAAATGGTGGAGAATTATTACAATTTGGCTTTCCCTGCCATGCTGGACTGGATTAGAATTCCAACACTAAGTCTACCTTGCTATACCGTTCCAAATCGTTGAAGGTTCAGTgaataataaataaaacacatttgatttctGAAACAGCAAGTGTTACTGGGAAAAGGAAGTCCTGAGAATTGTGATAAATATGGAAATATTGGCGAATATTTCAGATCTAATTGCTGTAAAAGTGACAGGAGTAAAATTGGTGCAATTAATATTGTTTATTTTAAGTCATACAATGCCCAGCTGAAATCTAAAATATAAAAacaataaattattttcattttatacAAGACATGGAGTGTGTAACTAACTAAATGCTCATTTAGCTGTATTTATTCAATACGTCAATGCCTACAAAGCACATATTAACTACAAAGTGTGTTCACAATCCCACAATCATTGCTATAAACATGAAATTTATATACATGCAAAAACCATCTCTAATTTACGACAGGTTGTAAGTCAGCAAAAGTTAGGTTTTCATTGGGAAGATCCTGAAAAGTTTGAACAAGTTGCAGTGAACATGGACAAAAGTATAAAGAGTGAGATATTTTTGTGTAGCAATTGAAACAGCAAATTTTGGCATGTAAGATTTCATATATAAAACAGTTGGAGTCTTAAGTTCGTAAAAAATTGACAGTGATTAAAGTCTATTGGCACATGTATTTAAGGACCTATTAATGAATAGATCTGAAGCAAAGTGAAGAGCAATTATAGTATTAGGCCTGCTGTTGTTTGTTTTATTGTTGCCTTTGAAAAGGCACATATGGATTAACCTTGTTAGCATTGTTATTTACTGATGGATTCTCCAGTTACAGCTGGAGAAGTTATGTGTTTTATACATTTACAAGAATTGCCACTTTTAACGAGGCAAGATGGCTTCTACCTCAGATGGTAGTACTTAAATTACACCATGGAAACGCTAACTTATACGGTTGTTACTGACAAGAGTGAGTTATATATCCGGGTTCCATCAGGTGACTTTGCCCCATGAGTTAAAAGTTCCTGGATTGTCATCCAATTGTCAAAAATCTTCTTACTCCTTTTCTTCATCATTTTCTTGTGGCTAAGTTCAATGATGTTGAACTCTTTCTTCTCCTGCGTGCTCTGCTGCTCCTTCAAGCATTCCAACCTGCTCTGCATCATGAATTCCCGCCGCTTTCTCTGCTCTTTTGCACGTACCAGATGCTGCTTTCGTTCCTCCTTACTCCAGTAGCGCCCCATTTTCATCTCACTTATGGCGTCGTCGTCAGTTGTCATACCACAACGTTCTTCTTTAATTTTCAGGGCACGTTCCTTCAGGATGCGGTCTCTGGCTGGACGTTTGGTGATGTATCTGGTCCCATCACTACGGACCTTTACCTTCCACTCCATCTTGGGTTGTAAGTGACTTGACGATTCATGATAGGAAGGTTCTTTGCACATACTAACAAGACTCATTTGGCTCTGTGCATACTCCACAGCTGACTTCTGCTGTATCAACTGCATGTAGCTTTGGTAGTGTTGAGCATGTGCTGGGATATGAGCATGTCTATAGGGCGAGTTATGGTATGAGATTGGACAGGTGGAGCTCTGGGGGAAAGCCTGGCTTTTGTTGCACTGCACAGCTTGACTCTCATCCTTTCCGTCAGATTGCTGGCAATGGTCAGGTTCTTTCGTAGCCGAGTTGGATTTTGCAAGGCTCATTGTATGGGATAGAAGTGGCATTTTGGCAGTGGTGCTTGCCAACGCCTCATTACTTTGACTGTTCAGGTTCTCAAACACCCTGCACAATGAGTTGTTTGGAGACAGATCTAACGTTAGCGGTGTGCTTCGACAACTCTCACCAGTGTTGTATGCGCTCGAGCTGTCCTTATCTGATTTTTCTGGTAGTTCTGTAATATCAGAGAGTTCACGGCTGCGGCTATCGATGCTGGTGTTGTAGTTGTGAAAACCACTGTTGTGTAACATCCACGACTCCCTGTATTGCTCTTTCAATTGTTGCATTTTATGGGCTCGTGCAATGTTAAGACACTCAAGCTCAATGTTGCGCAATTCTTCATTCAGCATTTCCAGTTCTCTGTCAACAATTTCCTGGTCATTCTTACTGAGACCCACAGCGCTGCCACGGCAGTGAAGGCCATACTGATTGTCACTCTGCATCTGATACTTTAACTCCAGCAGATCACGGAACCTTTCACAGCCATCAGAGGGAACGCAAAGAAAATCTGGATCTGCGTAGTCCCGGGAAATGAAGGACGCACGACTGAACTGCAAGTCTCTGCTTCCAAGGGTGTCATAGTTGCACATGACTCTCAaggcagtgggggtggtgtggtcaTCCCCAAGATTCTCTTGCTCAGAACTCTCGTCGTTGCGTGTGCTTTCATCTGTGCGTCCAACGCCACTGTCTTTCTCATGCTGGTTGGACAAAATAGTGGCTGTGTCTGTTGTCCCCTCATCATCATCTTGCTTTTTCTGCAAGAGAAAAGAATGGAACATTTAGTGTAAGGACTAAGGGTTAAAATGATTTGGTGGCGTCTGAAACAGCGAAGTGGTTAGAAAATCTCAAATATGTGGTGGTTACTGCATACATTTTGCATACTGCGTGTCAAGTAAGTCACTTGACATGCAGTATTTCCGATTGGAAGAACAAGTAGTGTTGTTTTTCTTTAAAACTGCCTGAATAGTTGTATAGAAACCATgtgtcgggttcgatcccgactacgggtactgtctgcatgAAGTTTGTGTTTTCTCctcgtgctctggtttcctcccacacacgccaaagacatacaggtttgtacattaattggcttggtataattgtaaaattgtccctagtgtgtgtgtgtgtgtaggatatcgttggttggcatggactcagtgagcctgtttctgcactatctctaaactaaactaagtggttAGAAAATGTCAAACATGTAGAGGTTACAACATGAATCTCACATTTGCACGCCAGGTAAGTCGCTAGTTACACGGAATGTGAAATACTGTCAACAGGAAATGGAAGAGCAAGCAGTGTTGTTTTTCTTTAAGACTTTTTGAATAGTTGCATTGAATCCATGTGTCGGTACAgatgtgcagcggtggagttgctgccttacagcgccacaggacccgggttcgatcctgactacgggtgctgtccatatgaacttttgtgcattctccctgtgagtgcatgagttttctctgggtgctccagtttcctcccacactgcaaagttctacaaatgtgtaggttaattggcttcggtaaaattgtaaattgtcgctagtgtaacatagtgttagtgtacagggtgattgctgatcgatgggctgaagggtctgttcctgtgctgtatctctaaagcagggGAGTCAGGCCCGTGGGATGATTTTCCCGATGCCAGAGCGGGCTGCGTTCACGTGTGCACGGAGCGATCCGGCGCGCTTGAAGTCGCGTTTTGCCtgtgacctaaaatgagtttgacacccctgctctAAAGTGGCGGACATTCTTACCTCTTGCAGCATGCTTGCTGTAAACTGCATAGCTTGATTATGTTGCTCTTCCAACATGTCCAGATGCAAATCATCCAGCAAATCATTTCGATCATCATCCATCCAGCCTTCATCCAACTGCATTTAAGTAAAATAAGCAAGGCATTTAAACAAATTTCAGAAGGCTTCGTGACAGATGCTATTTCTACAGCAGATCTTGTTGAGGCTCTAACTGTTTTCAAGTATGGGCAGTCAAACCCCCATTGCACGAGGATCAGCTGTCTAGGATTTGAGCCTAGTTGTGATGTACAAAGCAAACAAATCTCCTCCTGTTTTCAAAATTTTTACTGGATGCTTTTTCCCCCCCCATAAATGAACCATTATAATGCCTTAGGATTTCGAACTATTCTCTTGTTTGTACCAATATTCTTTGCTCATGCTCTCTTTTATATGTTACTGTGTCAGTTGGTCAAATCTTTACTTTAAATCTGATTTCAGGTCACATGTGATTTAGTTGGGTCTGAAGACGCTACAATCAATTCTGTAACGACTCTCCCATTCGGTACAAGCAGAGTATCATGTACTGCATTTTCTAACTAAAAATGCGAAGAAGAATTTCACTGCTAGAGGTAAAAATGCACTCTTTTCACAAAAATAACGGACCCGTACCCCCAGTTCAAAGGGGAACCAGGAGAGTTTTGAGGCTTGCTATGAGCAAATTCACTGCAGCATTTCATATATGGTGTAGACTACATTTTAAAATACTTAAGTGATTGCAGCACAAAATGGATTATGTTCATACTTtcctaagtgataagagcagcattcatcccatcaagtctactccgccattcaatcgtggctgatcgatctctccctcctaaccccattcacctgccttctcccctgacacccgtactaatcaagaatctctatctctgccttaaaaaatccattgacttggcctccacagccttctggggcaatgatttccacagattcaccagcctctgactgaagaaaatcctcctcatctccttcctaaaagaacatcctttaattctgaggctatgacctctggtccaagactctcccactaatggaaacatcctctccacattcactttatccaggcAACTGATGCAACTGTAAGTCCTATTTCTTGTCAATGTCAACACACAGGGATGTCCATCGCAAGTCATCACCCAATAGTACTCATTTTCCCATACGGCTTTCTACATTTCCATCTTTCTGACAAAAATTAATTACACGTAATGTAACAATTCACAGGACTTTCTTGCTGGACTACTAACAACTGCAAACCTTTATTTTGTAAAAGCACACTTGCAAGCAACGGTGACCCTGCCACAATATCAATGTACGTGAAAGAATGAATATTGATCAATTCAATTGAAGATTGGTCTGTTGTTACAGCTATAAACTTTGCTCACAACACACATAACAGATCTTGCCCATaagggaaaaaaaagttcaattacATGCTTACATACATTGGGGTTATACTACACACCTGATGTTCTTCATCTATTCAATTCCACCATTATCACTACCATATATCAATGTTGTAAAACTATCAAATTCCATGTTTTTGATTTTTCCTCCATGTCCCCCTGGTCCCATTTTGTGCTACCACGACAATACAATTGGTGCAATTTGTAATGGGTACATTATTACTATCATAACCTTCgaggattgaaaaaaaaaatgctcaACCAGCCAATATCAGTTATTGCAATTCCACATTTATAGCCAGTGCCGCATGCAGCATAACAGAACTTGATCAAATATCTCTAAACCTTGATTTAGAATCAGAAAAGATGAACCATTACTAGACATTCTTAGCTTTGAGTACAATTAACATTTTCAGCTGGCACATCATCCTTTACACCTTTCTTGATTGAACATCCTGcagtttattattttttaataaattcCATACTTTATAAACAAAAGTGATCATGAATATCAAATGTTTACAGCAGAGTTAATCTGACGTGA
The sequence above is a segment of the Amblyraja radiata isolate CabotCenter1 chromosome 18, sAmbRad1.1.pri, whole genome shotgun sequence genome. Coding sequences within it:
- the pdzrn3 gene encoding E3 ubiquitin-protein ligase PDZRN3 isoform X1; translation: MGFDLERFSEEVDPDFKCNLCNKVLEDPLTTPCGHVFCAGCLLPWVVQRGNCPVKCRRVATKELNHVLPLKNLILKLEIRCDNHGRGCDKVVRLQHLAEHTEMCDYSPAVCGHKGCGESLNLKDVDAHMRESCEQRPVGVCRRGCGLVLVHGEQRRGSHCCVRALRAQGGALQGRLAGLERELKLQRDRSGKRQKALHSQLSALQNEAQVTALRYQKKFTEYSARIRSLTKNLPAQCNGGEPLTIIMQRDAGSLGFNIIGGRPCSENQEGTTCEGIFVSKIVDNGPADKEDGLQIHDRILEVNGKDLSRVTHEQAVEAFRTAKEPIVVQVLRRTPRTKVLNASHECQLVDMGTQTDITFEHIMALAKIRPPSPPVVVMEQYLLPEEHPSGLDYYDSNDYFQGLQTEIDREELEYEEVDLYRLPGKDKLGLTVCYRTDDEDDTGIYVSEIDPNSIAAKDGRIREGDRIIQINGIEIQNREEAVALLTREESKNISLLLARPELQLDEGWMDDDRNDLLDDLHLDMLEEQHNQAMQFTASMLQEKKQDDDEGTTDTATILSNQHEKDSGVGRTDESTRNDESSEQENLGDDHTTPTALRVMCNYDTLGSRDLQFSRASFISRDYADPDFLCVPSDGCERFRDLLELKYQMQSDNQYGLHCRGSAVGLSKNDQEIVDRELEMLNEELRNIELECLNIARAHKMQQLKEQYRESWMLHNSGFHNYNTSIDSRSRELSDITELPEKSDKDSSSAYNTGESCRSTPLTLDLSPNNSLCRVFENLNSQSNEALASTTAKMPLLSHTMSLAKSNSATKEPDHCQQSDGKDESQAVQCNKSQAFPQSSTCPISYHNSPYRHAHIPAHAQHYQSYMQLIQQKSAVEYAQSQMSLVSMCKEPSYHESSSHLQPKMEWKVKVRSDGTRYITKRPARDRILKERALKIKEERCGMTTDDDAISEMKMGRYWSKEERKQHLVRAKEQRKRREFMMQSRLECLKEQQSTQEKKEFNIIELSHKKMMKKRSKKIFDNWMTIQELLTHGAKSPDGTRIYNSLLSVTTV
- the pdzrn3 gene encoding E3 ubiquitin-protein ligase PDZRN3 isoform X2 → MGFDLERFSEEVDPDFKCNLCNKVLEDPLTTPCGHVFCAGCLLPWVVQRGNCPVKCRRVATKELNHVLPLKNLILKLEIRCDNHGRGCDKVVRLQHLAEHTEMCDYSPAVCGHKGCGESLNLKDVDAHMRESCEQRPVGVCRRGCGLVLVHGEQRRGSHCCVRALRAQGGALQGRLAGLERELKLQRDRSGKRQKALHSQLSALQNEAQVTALRYQKKFTEYSARIRSLTKNLPAQCNENQEGTTCEGIFVSKIVDNGPADKEDGLQIHDRILEVNGKDLSRVTHEQAVEAFRTAKEPIVVQVLRRTPRTKVLNASHECQLVDMGTQTDITFEHIMALAKIRPPSPPVVVMEQYLLPEEHPSGLDYYDSNDYFQGLQTEIDREELEYEEVDLYRLPGKDKLGLTVCYRTDDEDDTGIYVSEIDPNSIAAKDGRIREGDRIIQINGIEIQNREEAVALLTREESKNISLLLARPELQLDEGWMDDDRNDLLDDLHLDMLEEQHNQAMQFTASMLQEKKQDDDEGTTDTATILSNQHEKDSGVGRTDESTRNDESSEQENLGDDHTTPTALRVMCNYDTLGSRDLQFSRASFISRDYADPDFLCVPSDGCERFRDLLELKYQMQSDNQYGLHCRGSAVGLSKNDQEIVDRELEMLNEELRNIELECLNIARAHKMQQLKEQYRESWMLHNSGFHNYNTSIDSRSRELSDITELPEKSDKDSSSAYNTGESCRSTPLTLDLSPNNSLCRVFENLNSQSNEALASTTAKMPLLSHTMSLAKSNSATKEPDHCQQSDGKDESQAVQCNKSQAFPQSSTCPISYHNSPYRHAHIPAHAQHYQSYMQLIQQKSAVEYAQSQMSLVSMCKEPSYHESSSHLQPKMEWKVKVRSDGTRYITKRPARDRILKERALKIKEERCGMTTDDDAISEMKMGRYWSKEERKQHLVRAKEQRKRREFMMQSRLECLKEQQSTQEKKEFNIIELSHKKMMKKRSKKIFDNWMTIQELLTHGAKSPDGTRIYNSLLSVTTV
- the pdzrn3 gene encoding E3 ubiquitin-protein ligase PDZRN3 isoform X3 → MLSMHKFGGGEPLTIIMQRDAGSLGFNIIGGRPCSENQEGTTCEGIFVSKIVDNGPADKEDGLQIHDRILEVNGKDLSRVTHEQAVEAFRTAKEPIVVQVLRRTPRTKVLNASHECQLVDMGTQTDITFEHIMALAKIRPPSPPVVVMEQYLLPEEHPSGLDYYDSNDYFQGLQTEIDREELEYEEVDLYRLPGKDKLGLTVCYRTDDEDDTGIYVSEIDPNSIAAKDGRIREGDRIIQINGIEIQNREEAVALLTREESKNISLLLARPELQLDEGWMDDDRNDLLDDLHLDMLEEQHNQAMQFTASMLQEKKQDDDEGTTDTATILSNQHEKDSGVGRTDESTRNDESSEQENLGDDHTTPTALRVMCNYDTLGSRDLQFSRASFISRDYADPDFLCVPSDGCERFRDLLELKYQMQSDNQYGLHCRGSAVGLSKNDQEIVDRELEMLNEELRNIELECLNIARAHKMQQLKEQYRESWMLHNSGFHNYNTSIDSRSRELSDITELPEKSDKDSSSAYNTGESCRSTPLTLDLSPNNSLCRVFENLNSQSNEALASTTAKMPLLSHTMSLAKSNSATKEPDHCQQSDGKDESQAVQCNKSQAFPQSSTCPISYHNSPYRHAHIPAHAQHYQSYMQLIQQKSAVEYAQSQMSLVSMCKEPSYHESSSHLQPKMEWKVKVRSDGTRYITKRPARDRILKERALKIKEERCGMTTDDDAISEMKMGRYWSKEERKQHLVRAKEQRKRREFMMQSRLECLKEQQSTQEKKEFNIIELSHKKMMKKRSKKIFDNWMTIQELLTHGAKSPDGTRIYNSLLSVTTV
- the pdzrn3 gene encoding E3 ubiquitin-protein ligase PDZRN3 isoform X4, which gives rise to MGCNLCSLQKKEQYKLLYEVCQVNGKDLSRVTHEQAVEAFRTAKEPIVVQVLRRTPRTKVLNASHECQLVDMGTQTDITFEHIMALAKIRPPSPPVVVMEQYLLPEEHPSGLDYYDSNDYFQGLQTEIDREELEYEEVDLYRLPGKDKLGLTVCYRTDDEDDTGIYVSEIDPNSIAAKDGRIREGDRIIQINGIEIQNREEAVALLTREESKNISLLLARPELQLDEGWMDDDRNDLLDDLHLDMLEEQHNQAMQFTASMLQEKKQDDDEGTTDTATILSNQHEKDSGVGRTDESTRNDESSEQENLGDDHTTPTALRVMCNYDTLGSRDLQFSRASFISRDYADPDFLCVPSDGCERFRDLLELKYQMQSDNQYGLHCRGSAVGLSKNDQEIVDRELEMLNEELRNIELECLNIARAHKMQQLKEQYRESWMLHNSGFHNYNTSIDSRSRELSDITELPEKSDKDSSSAYNTGESCRSTPLTLDLSPNNSLCRVFENLNSQSNEALASTTAKMPLLSHTMSLAKSNSATKEPDHCQQSDGKDESQAVQCNKSQAFPQSSTCPISYHNSPYRHAHIPAHAQHYQSYMQLIQQKSAVEYAQSQMSLVSMCKEPSYHESSSHLQPKMEWKVKVRSDGTRYITKRPARDRILKERALKIKEERCGMTTDDDAISEMKMGRYWSKEERKQHLVRAKEQRKRREFMMQSRLECLKEQQSTQEKKEFNIIELSHKKMMKKRSKKIFDNWMTIQELLTHGAKSPDGTRIYNSLLSVTTV